In Apteryx mantelli isolate bAptMan1 chromosome 16, bAptMan1.hap1, whole genome shotgun sequence, a single genomic region encodes these proteins:
- the TEDC2 gene encoding tubulin epsilon and delta complex protein 2 isoform X1, with translation MLPAGCGGRLAAALAAALGDGAERRRELEQQAARSRALLGRWDTEDEEQLKPDRSSSNEQESRPSPKELEELELLNRALEKALKVRKSILKTPPEARGGREGEKAANEGPAPKNAQVQQVLVSSEGVPVTTKVRAVSKKPTSSKKPSSYLLTAPYRTDPDVKKPHRKAPARCVCQAPRTAGKSPSKAAASKQARNHRLAISASNQEVCGAAESQKTTGLSKCALLEQQSVSIGDSARGKNLIAAGRQLFDAGKEGCGSLGESSRREDHTTEDALGRNNSPQTDTLQEKGSQLKFPLLYRKAYSRNSRAWENCRLYQSSADAAAARNRFIERIQTTFCSPMPAFSPAEIEEEVKVMQDVPLLLRQCVEAERADHPTLQREYESLLTLEGLQTIASQCLHKLQLLREAAESQMRLCPDCTGYAGSCRPDYVPPRGQGCGSTGVLAVPLLCYSSLQELRDLFALKLQVSMLNQEIAIQKVMMAELLPVLESRLHPEASAIQLYRAIYTQLCEGGKRFPVLVRDELLE, from the exons atGCTGCCGGCAGGCTGCGGCGGGCG gctggcggcggcgctggcggcggccctGGGCGAcggcgccgagcggcggcgggagcTGGAGCAGCAGGCGGCGCGGAGCAGGGCCCTGCTGGGGCGCTG GGACACTGAAGATGAGGAACAGCTGAAGCCAGACAGGAGCTCAAGCAATGAACAAG AGAGCAGGCCTTCACCCAaggagctggaggagctggagctgctgaaCAGGGCCTTAGAGAAGGCACTGAAAGTCAGGAAAAGCATCCTGAAAACTCCACCAGAGGCCCGGGGaggtagagaaggagagaaagctgCAAATGAGGGACCTGCTCCCAAGAATGCTCAAGTGCAGCAAGTGCTAGTATCTAGTGAGGGTGTTCCTGTGACCACCAAAGTGAGAGCTGTAAGCAAAAAGCCTACCTCTTCTAAGAAGCCCTCTTCATACCTGCTAACAGCCCCTTATAGGACTGACCCAGATGTGAAAAAACCACATAGGAAAGCCCCAGCTAGATGTGTCTGTCAAGCTCCTAGGACAGCTGGGAAGAGCCCTTCAAAAGCAGCGGCTTCCAAACAAGCAAGGAACCATAGACTAGCAATCAGTGCCAGTAACCAAGAAGTCTGTGGTGCAGCTGAATCCCAGAAGACAACTGGCTTGTCCAAATgtgccctgcttgagcagcagagTGTCTCCATAGGGGATTCGGCCAGGGGAAAGAACTTAATAGCTGCTGGCAGGCAGCTATTTGATGCAGGGAAGGAAGGTTGTGGTTCACTGGGAGAGTCCAGCAGAAGGGAGGACCATACAACTGAAGATGCTTTGGGAAGGAACAACTCACCTCAGACAGACACCCTCCAAGAAAAGGG ATCCCAGCTGAAGTTTCCCCTTCTCTACAGGAAAGCCTATTCCAGGAATTCCAG GGCATGGGAGAATTGTCGTCTCTATCAGTCAAGTGCAGATGCAGCAGCTGCAAGGAACCGTTTTATAGAGAGAATCCAGACAACT TTTTGTTCACCGATGCCAGCCTTCAGTCCTGCAGAGATAGAGGAGGAAGTAAAGGTCATGCAGGATGTCCCCCTCCTTCTGAGACAGTGTGTGGAAGCTGAGCGtgcag ACCATCCCACTCTGCAAAGAGAGTATGAAAGCCTTCTAACCCTGGAGGGTTTGCAAACCATAGCATCCCAGTGCTTACATAAGCTGCAGCTTCTGCGCGAAG CTGCAGAGTCCCAGATGAGACTGTGTCCAGACTGTACTGGGTATGCAGGAAGTTGCCGTCCAGACTATGTTCCTCCTAGGGGTCAGGGGTGTGGCAGTACAGGTGTGTTGGCTGTGCCTCTCCTCTGTTATTCCAGTCTCCAGGAGCTGAGGGACCTGTTTGCCTTGAAGTTGCAAGTGTCAATGCTGAACCAGGAAATTGCCATACAAAAG GTCATGATGGCAGAACTCCTGCCTGTTCTGGAATCCAGGCTTCACCCAGAGGCTTCTGCGATTCAGCTGTATCGGGCAATTTACACACAGCTCTGTGAAGGCGGCAAGCGATTCCCTGTGCTGGTGAGAGATGAGCTGTTAGAATGA
- the TEDC2 gene encoding tubulin epsilon and delta complex protein 2 isoform X2, whose translation MLPAGCGGRLAAALAAALGDGAERRRELEQQAARSRALLGRWDTEDEEQLKPDRSSSNEQESRPSPKELEELELLNRALEKALKVRKSILKTPPEARGGREGEKAANEGPAPKNAQVQQVLVSSEGVPVTTKVRAVSKKPTSSKKPSSYLLTAPYRTDPDVKKPHRKAPARCVCQAPRTAGKSPSKAAASKQARNHRLAISASNQEVCGAAESQKTTGLSKCALLEQQSVSIGDSARGKNLIAAGRQLFDAGKEGCGSLGESSRREDHTTEDALGRNNSPQTDTLQEKGSQLKFPLLYRKAYSRNSSLQELRDLFALKLQVSMLNQEIAIQKVMMAELLPVLESRLHPEASAIQLYRAIYTQLCEGGKRFPVLVRDELLE comes from the exons atGCTGCCGGCAGGCTGCGGCGGGCG gctggcggcggcgctggcggcggccctGGGCGAcggcgccgagcggcggcgggagcTGGAGCAGCAGGCGGCGCGGAGCAGGGCCCTGCTGGGGCGCTG GGACACTGAAGATGAGGAACAGCTGAAGCCAGACAGGAGCTCAAGCAATGAACAAG AGAGCAGGCCTTCACCCAaggagctggaggagctggagctgctgaaCAGGGCCTTAGAGAAGGCACTGAAAGTCAGGAAAAGCATCCTGAAAACTCCACCAGAGGCCCGGGGaggtagagaaggagagaaagctgCAAATGAGGGACCTGCTCCCAAGAATGCTCAAGTGCAGCAAGTGCTAGTATCTAGTGAGGGTGTTCCTGTGACCACCAAAGTGAGAGCTGTAAGCAAAAAGCCTACCTCTTCTAAGAAGCCCTCTTCATACCTGCTAACAGCCCCTTATAGGACTGACCCAGATGTGAAAAAACCACATAGGAAAGCCCCAGCTAGATGTGTCTGTCAAGCTCCTAGGACAGCTGGGAAGAGCCCTTCAAAAGCAGCGGCTTCCAAACAAGCAAGGAACCATAGACTAGCAATCAGTGCCAGTAACCAAGAAGTCTGTGGTGCAGCTGAATCCCAGAAGACAACTGGCTTGTCCAAATgtgccctgcttgagcagcagagTGTCTCCATAGGGGATTCGGCCAGGGGAAAGAACTTAATAGCTGCTGGCAGGCAGCTATTTGATGCAGGGAAGGAAGGTTGTGGTTCACTGGGAGAGTCCAGCAGAAGGGAGGACCATACAACTGAAGATGCTTTGGGAAGGAACAACTCACCTCAGACAGACACCCTCCAAGAAAAGGG ATCCCAGCTGAAGTTTCCCCTTCTCTACAGGAAAGCCTATTCCAGGAATTCCAG TCTCCAGGAGCTGAGGGACCTGTTTGCCTTGAAGTTGCAAGTGTCAATGCTGAACCAGGAAATTGCCATACAAAAG GTCATGATGGCAGAACTCCTGCCTGTTCTGGAATCCAGGCTTCACCCAGAGGCTTCTGCGATTCAGCTGTATCGGGCAATTTACACACAGCTCTGTGAAGGCGGCAAGCGATTCCCTGTGCTGGTGAGAGATGAGCTGTTAGAATGA